One Lepus europaeus isolate LE1 chromosome 4, mLepTim1.pri, whole genome shotgun sequence genomic window, CTATTTTTCTAAGATGTATTGTATTCATTATAAAGGCAAAgtgaagtgacagagagatggaaagacagagaacgAGAcattctatgtgctggttcactccctaaacggccacaatAACTGGGACTGGGTtaagcagaagctaggagcccaggatTCTATCCTGTCTCCTATGTAgaagtcagggacccaagtaattgggtcaccttccattgctttcccaggcacattggcatagagctggatcagaaatggagcagccaacactCAAAGCAatgctcagatgtgggatgtcagcattgcaagcatcagcttaatctgctgtgccacagcaccagtctccaGATTCCATCTATTTGTGAGAGAAATCTACCACCTAGACCctcacataaataagacttttCAACAAAATAATCTGCATGTTTGTGGGCCTAGTTTTCTGATTAGGCATAAGAacaagggttttattttttatttgtgcaTTCACTTGCTTATTTAAGTACCAGAAATATCACTGCATATTTTACAAAACTCAGAGCACTATAATATGCTGTTATTTCTCTAGCTTTTTGAAGTGGAAATTTAGGTCACTGGTTTTCACTGTCTCCTCTTTCTAGCACACACATTTGAAGTTATAAATTTCCCTCTGAGCACTGCTCTGCTGCAATCatgttttcatgtaatttttcatTACGAAATAATGTCAACCCCACAGAAACGCACAAGAGCATCTCAGAGGACTTCTGCTGCTCTTGTCCAGCCTCCCCAGCCATTGACCCTCTGCATCTTCATCCAtcgcccctccctgtctctgagtGACTGTTTTTCTGCCCTTTGTGAGCCGGTTCACTTTCCTCCCCACAGTGAGgattggcaggaagcaggcagaCAGCCCTGGAACtactcctctgcctctggctttgttctcACCAGCCTTTTTAACAACAGTCAGATGCACCTGTTCCTCTTCAGCATGGTAATGTTGATCTACCTCCTCGCCATGGCCGGCAACACCTCCATGGTCCTCCTGATCTGGGCCGATGCCCGGCTCCACACGCCCATGTACTTCCTTCTCAGCCAGCTGTCCTTCCTGGACATCTTCTTTACTTCAGTCACTGTCCCCAAGATGATAGTGGGCTTCCTCTTCGGTTGGACGAGCATCTCATTTGAGGGCTGTGGGGCACAAATGTTTTCCTTCATGTTCCTGGGAGCTGCAGAGTGCCTCCTGCTGGCCCTCATGGCCTATGACCGCTACGTGGCCATTTGCAACCCTCTGCACTACCCAGTGCTCATGAGCCGCCGGGTCTGTCTGCTCATGGTTGTGGCCGCCTGGCTTGGAGGGTCCCGCAATGCCTTTATCCAGACCTCTATGACCCTGCAATTTCCCTACTGTGGCTCACGGAAAATTGCCCACTTCTTTTGTGAAGTGCCCTCACTGCTGATGTTGGCCTGTGCAGACACCAAGGCTTACAAGCAGGTATTCTTTGTGACCAGGGTGGTAGTGCTCCTGGTGCCCATTACATTCATCACCAGCTCCTATGCCCTCATCCTGGCAGCTGTGCTCCGGATGCACTCTATAGAGGGGCGTCAGAAGGCCctggccacctgctcctcccacttAACAGTTGTCAACCTATTCTATGGGCCCCTTGTCTACACCTACATGTTGCCCGCACGCTACCACTCACCTGGCCAGGATGATGTAGTGTCTGTCTTCTATACTGTTCTCACGCCCATGCTCAACCCTCTCATCTACAGCCTCAGGAACAAGAAGTGATGGGGGCAATGAAGAAGGTGCTAGCAAAGGGCAGGGTTAGAACCAGGGAACAGGGAGGGCTGCCACTGTGCTGCAGGGTACCAGCAGCCATTTGCTAGGTAAGTATCCCACAGGTACAACTGTGCAAAACCTGACTTCTCTACTTTcaaaccagcttcctactaacgcacctggggaggcccctgcccccatgcagGAGCCCCATGGAGCTTTAGGCCCTGGCTTTGaccatgaaccagtggatagaagatcactcgcttcttctccttccctctccccctcttcctccctgccactctcctctctgcctttcaaataaaaaaattaaattaaattaaaaattaaaaaaccaggAGAGAGGCTGGAAACAAACACTGCAGTCCTCAGTTCAGTCACATGCACAGGTACAGAGACAGAAGATCCTCCATGATTCCAGAATCCTGTTCTAGGATTTCCGACCTGAACAAGAAGCCAAGCCCCATGTCCACGTGCAGAGAAGTGAAAGCggcagccctgcctcccttcAGTCACCATCCTGCTCCTTCCTCAGAGTTATCCCAAAGACCTGAATCCACTCTTACTCCTCTCCATCAAGAAACTCCAGTTGAGTTCAGCTTCATCCCTCCCTTGAGCACTGCACTGTAGCTCATAATTTTGGTACAATGGATGCACAACAGCTTCCCTTCTCAACACAGTAAAATCCAAAGGGCCCTAAAAGCCCTTTATCCCTGATCACTTCCCAAATCTTCTTTCCTAGCATCCTCTCCTTCTCCACTCTCCTCCAGTCATGCCATGAATGAGCTACTGTTGCTCAACATTCCTAAACACATTGCAATTTCAGGGTCCTTCAACACAGAGCCCCTAGGCCTGGGGGATTTCTCCTTCACTTCATTTAGGAACCACTCCAGTGTGACCGTACAGATTACCCTGTCCAAGAAGGCATTCCAACCCCATCCGACCAGTTTCCCCCAATCCCATTTAtagatttatcatttattttctccattataATGCTCCATTCAGGAGGGCCAAGGCTTTGCTTTGTAAATGCTGTATTCTGGGCTCTGAGAAGCATGGCTGGGACATGAAGTCTAACTAATAAATACTTGTTCAATGAAGAGAtgatttcaaagaatattttcttaaataatccTAACAGTATCAGTTCTGGTTTTAGCTTATCCTTCTTGAAAATCTTCTCTCGTTGGCAGTGACACCATGTTCCTGGTTTTCCTCTTACCACCGGTCTACTTTTTCCTACTAAGTGATGGAGGTCTTCCAATTTCGCTGCTCTCTCTGGTCTATCCCATTCAAGTCCTTGGCTTCAGTTCAATTCTGACACCAAAGTCAGTCATGCAGAGAGACCAGCCAGATGTCTCCTCCAAACTTCTCACCACGTGCCCGACTCCACATCAGTGTGCCTACTGGATGTCTCAAAAGCATTTCAAATCCATCATGCCAAGAATCAAAGTCCTAACCTCACCTTCAAACTCAAGCCTAGAGCTGGTAACCAAGTCAATGTCCTGCAAAGTCAACAGGTCTCCATCACCTCCCATAGCTGAACCATCGTCAAGTCGTATCCATGCAAATGCCTTCCTTTCCATAGGGTGCACTCATCAAGAACACTGCCACTCACACCATGATCCAAATATTCCTTACCTAAATGATGCAAGAATTTCTAAATAGCCATTCCTTACACTGGGATGATGTGGGAATTTCCAAACAGGTCTTCCTGCCTCTTTTCTTTCCTCACcctcatatatacatacacagctTATTTTCCAAGAAGTAATCAAAAGGATCTCTAAATACAAATCTAAATGCATGTACCAACCCTACTCCTTAACCTTCACTAAATCCCTTTAGCATGGCTCTTACCAAATATCACCAGCTAATatattctgacctcagaatcagcactttagtcattctggtctggctgaaaagcccacaagagcatttcaggcatggaaagccaagacactatggcaaaaactGTCCTACATGAGGGACCTCATTGAGTGCGACCCCAGaggaaagaaatggtcatcaaagaaggaggtacttttctctcaaGGGAGAATTCCCACTTTgcttacggccttgtctaaacactgacaatctgtggattcaaaaggcttctatagcctaggcagctcatgtcaagagcctcgggtgatcactgacatcatacacaggagtgttaattgttaaattaacaataggagtcactgtgcactaacttcccatgcaggatctgtgtcctcaaagagttatatttgagaattaacagtaaaacttgttctcaaagctttatttcatttcagtgtattaagtggaggatattctttgtctcataagttttagttacgcctaagtgtccaactccattgcttgtttcccTAGGTGCTTCCTTactgataaaacttgttctcaaggacttactttcttttaatgtattaagtggaggaaattctcatgtctcataagttatactTATGTCAGTGCTTGTAAAAGATGTTATCATTCTTggtgcttctttaaaattaattaagtttctaaaaaaaagaagtgaaattaacttcaagatgcaatgactttgaacagctcttgtctcgactgttgagcattttttcttttttctttctttttttttttttttttggtgaaatttCACTTTTGGTGAAAactgttgaaccctttacttagtatagagttggtcttctatgtgtaaagttaattgaaaataaatcttagtggagaatgggactggaatgggagagggaagaagaggaggggtgggagtgtgggtgggagggagggtgggtatggtgagaagaatcactatattcctaaagttgtacttatgaaatgcatgaagtttgtgtttcttaaataaaaggtttctttggaaaaataaataaatcccattAGCATGGCTCTTAACATATATCACCAGCTAACATATTCTTTAATTACTTCCTGCCCACCTTCCCCCATGACAATGTAAGCTCCATGAAGGCAAGTAGTTTTGTGCTTGCATTTCACACATAGTACAAATACATTAATCATTAAAGAACAACTAAATTATTGCATATCATATTTCCCGTTGTCTACAAAGTCCAGTAGAGCTCAGCCTCCTTGTCCTCATCTCACTCCTCCATAGTTCTCTCCCCTGCTCCTTCCTACTTCCAGGTCATTACCAGAGCTGATCCTCTGTCTGGGATACTGCTCACTCCTCTGTGCTTAAGTACTACACATCCTCCCTTTCTAAGCTCAGGTATTGTCCCCTCAAGGCAGCCATATGTGACATCCAAACGAAAGCAGATTCCTTTCCACATGTTCCCCGTTCCTTCCTAGCTCTCAGTCCCTCAATTAAATCTATACTCTCGTGGTACAGTAAGCCTCATGAGAGCAGGGAGTCTATGTTTCTCAGTTTACCGTATTCTATAGAGCCTGATACTGCATGGACACACTGTGCTGTCTCAACCaatatcaaagaaaagaaaacatggaggAGAAGAAGGAATGTTAGGTGGGtatgaaagaggaaaaagaagggaggaggaaCAGACAGTCCCTGAACACAGCCTCGGACCTCCAAAATAGGCCATGCTTTTACTTCTTCATGGCTTGAGTGACACAAAGCAGATGCCAAAAAGAGATGCCATAATCAGTTTCAACTACCTTAAGATATCCCTAATTGTGCGGGCCAGCCGGCACCagtcgaacagaacctgaaggagggagtgggaatgaaaagagggacaagggcgcagagaatggagccaagacaacaaagctgatcaaggctcgtttattctagagtctcagtgatattttatacataactagctgcagctcaaggcaacacagaagttaataACACATGCAAGCAACTTATtgggctttctgcaacacagtcaTATCGTAGTCAATTTTAGCAGTGTTCTTTTTTGATCATTCTCCTTCAACATGGCAGTACGTGACTGtctcatcccaggaattccacaagccaagattgaCCTTGACtcgtctatgacttgtttatgggctgcctacatctcccccttttttatttaattgagaatggcctctgtcttaggttgccctcagtcatctttgtccttacccgtcattggtaactctggcagcttggcctagagccctgtcttaggttggtacagaatgctgagtgtcttacccgtctctgaggaCCATTCCAGCTAGGCATTAGGTGAGAGTAGAAATATACAGCcaaatgttaattattttgaTTACGAAAGAGGTTTGGTACAAAGCTTTAAATGATGAAATCTCAGTCCATACAGACTGTAGCAAAGTCAGCATAAATTGAAGAACACACGGAAAACATCACAAAGTAGGAAAATCAGTAGcagtccagcattgtggcgcagtgggttaatgccctagcctgaagcaccagcatcccatatgggcgctggttcgagacccggctgctccacttccaatccagttctctgccgtggcctgggaaagcagtggaagatggctcaagtccttgggcccctgtacccacatggagacccggaagaagctcctggattctggctttggatcagcacagctccagccattgtggccatctggggagtgaaccagcagatggaagacacccctccccccgcctctcctctctctgtgtaactctgactttcaaatacataaatgtcttttaaaaaaaaaatagaaacaagacagaaaactttaaaaaaaaaaaaaaaagaagaagaagaagaagaaaagaaaagaagaaacatggGGAATCCTAGCTCTCTTACACATGGGGAATGCCAAGATCTAAAGATGCAGGAAGCTGAACTCCAGAAACCACTGAACTGCAAACTTCAGGCACAGAAATACTTCTTCCTGAGAAGAAAATGAGGGGATGGAGGGTATATGGGGAAGACtcagaaaaggcaaaaaaaaaaaaaaaaaaaaaaaacctgaacagCTACCACAACCTTCCCCAAGACTGAAGCATCTACTACCTAACCTTTTAGAAATGTGCCGCCATTTAACTCTCCTGGACTGCTTTCAGCTGCACTCAATGTATGTTTCCCCTCCCTGCCATGGGCTCTACTGTGAATTTGAGTAAAAGTGATGGttaaagagacaaacagaggCTGTCTGCACACACTCGCTATACAGTCACATTATTAGGCTGTACTAAGTCTAGGGAGGTGCCCTCACAGTTCCTCGAACCAAGAAACACCACTGTATCAGCCTACAGCTTTGTCCTCAGTTCCTCATTTTTTCTCGTGGTTGGGAAGGGGCTGTCTTGGGAAGGGGCTGTCTTATGCGCTGCAGCATGTTTAGCAGCACTGCTGGTTCTACTTGCTAGGTGTGTTAcacagttttaaaagtttttcattttgcaaaactgaaactctgcacCCATCGAATTCAActcctcttcatctcctcccctTCCAGCCCCTGGCAGCTACCATCCTAGTTTTTTGAATGTTCGACTTCTTTAGATCCCTCCTCAAGTCTAATCCTGCTGCGTCGGTTTTCGTCACTGACTTACGGCATTAGCACCACGTCCTCACGGTTCAGCGATGGCGCAGCCTGTGACAAAGAGTTCCCTCTACGTACGGGCCGATTACACTGCACTATAAATACATCACACTCTCCGCTCCCACTTACCTTTCCATAGATACTTAGGTGGCTTCCCAAAAGGAGCGCGGTTTCCACAGCTGCCGGAAAAGCGAGGCCTCACAGCAGCCATGGGAACAGGAAGGCTTCCTAACACTCCTGCACTCACGTCCAAGGGGGACCTGCCGGCTTCGACGCCCGCGGGCGACACGTGTCTGTCCCAGGCACCACGCAGGCTGCGGACAAGCTGAGCAGGCCGGCCGGGGGCCTGACGAGCTCCTCCGCGGCCCACAGCCGCGCTGCACGCACTGACCCCTGAGAGGCCAGCGCCCGACTTCCCAGGCACCCTCTCCTCAGCGGCGCTCAGGGCGGGCAGGGAACAGGGCCGGCCTCACGAGGGCGGAGGGGAACGGCGCCCACGAGCCAGGGCTTCAAAGTCCTGCGAGCCCGCCCAGGTCTCGCAACTCAGGAAACAGCCCTCCAGGTTCTTCCGTCACGCGGGCCCGTAGCCGCCGGAACTTCATTGGCCCAGGCTCTGAGAGAGCAGGAAGAGCCGGAAGTGAGGGCCGATGGGAGCTAGCTAGCCAGCCGCGAGGCCCGCCCCCACGGTTTGCGCGTGCGCAGTGTCTCTGGGCAGGTTGCCGGGTTTGGGTTGGCACCAGGCAGGGCGGCCGCACGCTCTGCTGGCTCCCGCGTGGCCTGCACCTCACGCCCTGTGGGAAGGAGCCGGTGGGCGGAGGTTCCCCAGCACAGGTGGGAGCAGTCTTTCGCGAGGAGCACGTGTGGGGACAGCGGAGGGCCGGCGCCTCGCGCCCTCGCAGGGCCCTGCTGAGCTGAGCAGCTTCTCTCCACAGAGGGTCAGGAGCGCGCGGCCATGCGCCCCGCCGCCATTGCGACCCGCctcctgctggcctgcagcctggccctcggGCCCCTGCGGGCAGGTGAGAGACCGGGGTCTTCCCGCCCCTCGCTCCCACGTGCATCCGGCATGGGCGTGCGCGGCCCACATTCCcgccagctcctggttcctgtgaATGCAGGGGTCGGGAACGGGGGAGGATGGCGCGGTAGCTCTGGTTCTGGAGTTGTTCTGAGAGGATGGGAACGTTTGCCTGCCCGTGGCAAACAGCCATTCAgttttctgtcttttgttttcCCTAACAGTCTCCTGGGAGATTCAGATGAGTGACCTAGAGGAGAAGGATGTGGATGAGTTCAGTTCCAGTGGTTTTAAATGCCCAACTTGTATTGCAGTACAGGGAAGAAAATGTCATGTAGAATTCAAATGGTGTGCAGCAGATCAAATAAACTGTTTTGAATTCTTGGGCATCATAAACACAGGTACTTTTCTAGGAGGCACTATTATGTAGACGCTGAGCATATGACTGTCACAACCTTACGGGGCACACAGCAAAGTTGAGGGGGAACCAGCTTTGGTACAAATCGCTTGGAAAAGAGCACAGAGCAGTATCCTGACTTTGAAAATATGGCCAATTGCTTTCTCACATTAATTGACTTACGGCTTTATACATGGATTTATTGATGGGCTCTGTAGTTTTGAGGGAGTTAGTTCAACATACTGCTTAGCCTTCATCTTCTgagtagtttttgtttgtttttaagacataggcaatttgtgttttcctgcctctggattattttcattttcagtgtaAAATGTTTGGAGACAGGGGATGATTGAACTTAAGCTTTCTTCAAAGGACTCAAAGGAGAACACTTCACTATGCTCACTTAAGAAAACCCAGTACAAAATTCTAAATTAACTGAAGATAAGAATGACAAGTGAATGAAAACTGGTAGCATGGGATAGCTTGaagtgcagtgggtaaagttcCGTGAGggttgggttgtttccacttcctTCTGCTCACTCTGGGGGAGCTCCGTCTTCCTCAAGTTCATCACTGGGAGGTAACTACTGTGCCCAGCCATGTTATTTGCCTCTTGCATCCTCATGTTTGTACTTTGCACAATTTGCCTAACAGCAATTCTTTGCTTTAAAACAACAATAGAGGTGAGGTGAGAGCATCAACAGCAGAGTCCCAGCCGTGGGAAAGATGGTGTGGAAAGGAAACACAGTCCGAACAAGATTAGAAAACAGAAGCTAGGTTGCCAACTGATGGTGGGAGCTGGAAATGCATTCATCTACATAAAGTTTAGAAAATACCCCACTATCTGATTGACTGTGAGGAGCTATGAGAGGGTGTGAGGATTTTGAGGCCCAGTGTTTGGAGAATACCATTCAGCTGCTAGAGAGAACCAGGTCACtcttgccactcacacaggagtgTGCTCTCATTTATGTTTTAATCCATACCAGTCTGTGAGGGTAAAGGCAAAGTataaggagggaggaagagagtggAATCTCATGTATGGTTTCTTACAGGTATTAGCAACATGACTATTGAAGTGAAGAAGTGCATACGAGCAGAACTATGCGAAGAGGTGATAACTTCTTATGTGGGTTTTCCAGTTACTAATGGGACTAGGAATTGCAAATCAGCCATCAAAAATGGGGCCAGAGGCAGACCAGCAACTCCCATCTTCCTTGTTCTCTTCCTGGGGAAGCTGCTTCACTGAGCTCCTGCAAGGGCCCAGTCACCTCCATTTGTGAATTAAACTTGCAGTGTTTGTTTATACTCGTAGATTGTTAATGACTGTTAACTTCTCCATAGGTGTATCTGTTGTGCATGCATTAACTCAGCAAGATTTAGTTGTGTACCCAGCCTCACACAAAGGGTGAAAATCAGTCAGTACTGGGTCCTTGCCTTCAGAAATTGAGGACAGATGTAGGTAAAATGCTTAGAGCAACACATGAAGCACAAATGAGAACAGTAGGGGACGCTGCTCGAGTAGCCAAGGGTCATTGCTTTGGACACAAGATAGAAGGATATGGACTTGGGGAAAAGTTGAGACTTTGGATGACCTTGAAAAGACCTGTACTACTTGGCAGCAGGAATTGTATGACTTGAGACATGGAGATGGGGAAGTGGGCAGAAGCCAAGGGGCAGCAGCTGAGGTGGATGGCAGTGGGTAGTCTGTGAGTATTGGTAAATACTCCTAGATGAGCCTGATTAGATGTCTTTTTGTGAGCCATGGAAGGTGCTACCCCTGGGAGCACACAGAGGACTTGTGCTGAGCAAAGGCTTGCTCTGTGGTAGAAAGCAGTTCCTTTTGCTCCATGGTCTGAAAGCTGTATTCTCTCTGGTTGTCACCCCCTGGCTGCTCATTAGAATCATCAGAGAGCCTTAAACTAGCATCCTCATCACAGGCCCTCTGCCAGAAATTTTGAATCAGTTGATCTGGGTATAGGCTGGTCGTACCACCACCACCCTTTGTTTTTGGCCTttgcttgcttttattttaattcttcgcTCCTAGAGTAGTCTAATTTTcagctactattttttttaagacttatgtatgtatttgaaagacagagttacagagaaagagagagagataaacagagagaaagagagatcttccatcagctggttcactccccaaatggctgcaacagttagggctgggccaggccaaagccaagagacaagagcttcttccgggtctcccacatgggcacaggggcccaaagccatcttccactgcttttcccagaacattagcaggaagctggattggaagtggagcagggggtacatgaaccagctcccatgttgggatgacagcattgcaggtcatggttttacccaatacaccac contains:
- the LOC133758884 gene encoding olfactory receptor 2T27-like, translated to MEAVDWVNVSEDWQEAGRQPWNYSSASGFVLTSLFNNSQMHLFLFSMVMLIYLLAMAGNTSMVLLIWADARLHTPMYFLLSQLSFLDIFFTSVTVPKMIVGFLFGWTSISFEGCGAQMFSFMFLGAAECLLLALMAYDRYVAICNPLHYPVLMSRRVCLLMVVAAWLGGSRNAFIQTSMTLQFPYCGSRKIAHFFCEVPSLLMLACADTKAYKQVFFVTRVVVLLVPITFITSSYALILAAVLRMHSIEGRQKALATCSSHLTVVNLFYGPLVYTYMLPARYHSPGQDDVVSVFYTVLTPMLNPLIYSLRNKK